The sequence GGTCAAGACGCTGTGGAAGCTGTTCGACGGTGCGATGGTCGAGTCGGTCCTGATGCGCTATCCGGGCCGCGTGACCATGTGCGTCTCCAGCCAGGCCGGCTGCGGCATGGCCTGTCCCTTCTGCGCGACCGGCCAGGGCGGCCTGCAGCGCAACATGTCGGCCGGGGAGATCGTGGAGCAGGTCGTCGCCGGCGCCCGGGCCCTCGCCCGCGGCGACGTCGCCGGCGGTGAGGGTCGCGTCTCCAACGTGGTCTTCATGGGCATGGGCGAGCCGTTGGCGAACTACAAGGCCGTCATGGGCGCCGTACGCCGCCTCACCGACCCCACGCCCGACGGCCTTGGCATGTCCGCTCGCGGCATCACCGTCTCCACGGTCGGCCTCGTGCCGCGCATCAACCAGCTGACCGAGGAGGGCATCCCGGTCACGCTGGCACTGAGCCTGCACGCCCCCGACGACGAGCTGCGCGACGAGCTGGTGCCGATCAACACCCGCTACTCGGTGCACGAATCCGTCGAGGCGGCCTGGCACTACGCCGAGCGCACCAAGCGTCGCGTCTCGATCGAGTACGCCATGATGCGCGACATCAACGACCAGGCGTGGCGCGCCGACCTGCTGGCCGACGTCCTCACCTCCTACGGCGACTGGGGCTGGGTGCACGTCAACCTGATCCCGCTCAACCCGACGCCGGGTTCGAAGTGGACCGCGTCGGACCCGGAGGACGAGCGCGAGTTCGTACGCCGCCTCGAGGCCAAGGGTGTCCCGACGACCGTGCGTGACACCCGGGGCCAGGACATCGACGGCGCCTGTGGCCAACTGGCAGCCTCCCCGGACGGCGGCTGAGGCGCGGCGTCGCCATCGTTCACTGGCCCGACACGTTGGGCTCTCGTGTCGGTCGGAGTCCGTTCCGGACGCCTCCCTAGCGTCCGTGGCATGGATGCTCTCCGGGTGCAGGTCGTGGCCGAGTCCTTCCTTCCCCAGGTCAACGGTGTCACCAACTCGGTGCGCCGCGTCCTGGAGCACCTCGCCGACCAGGGCCACCGCGCCGAACTGATCGCTCCCACCGGACCCGACATCTACGCCGGCCACCGCGTCCGCCACGCCCGCGGCGCGGCGCTGCCGTTCTACCGCGACTTCCGGATCGGCCTGGAGTCCCGCCGCCGCCTGCGGTCCGCGATGGCCCGGTTCCGTCCCGACGTGGTCCACCTCGCCTCGCCCGCGCTGCTCGGCCACCAGGCGGCGCGGGCGGCCCGCGAGCTGCAGATCCCCACGGTCGCGATCTACCAGACCGACCTGATCGGCTTCGCCGAGCGGTACGACGTCCCCGGCGGCGTGCGCGCCGCGGCCCGGATGACGCGCCGGATCCACACCCACGTCGACCGCACGCTCGCGCCGTCCACGGCGAGCCTGGAGCAGCTCCGGGGCCTCGGCGTACCCGGTCTCGCCCGGTGGGGGCGCGGCGTGGACCTCGCGTCGTTCCACCCGCGGCACCGCGACGAGCAGCTGCGGCGACGGCTCGCGCCGCAGGGACAGCTGCTCGTCGGCTACGTCGGTCGCCTCGCCGCGGAGAAGGAGCTGGACCTGCTCAGCCACCTCCACGACGACCCCCGCTATGCGCTCGTGCTGGTGGGCGGCGGTCCGGAGGAGCAGCGGCTCCGCTCCCTGTTGCCGCGGGCGCACTTCCTCGGGGTGCAGCACGGCGCCGACCTGAGCAGTGCCTACGCCTCGCTCGACCTGTTCGTGCACACGGGGCGCCACGAGACCTACTGCCAGTCAGCGCAGGAGGCGCTCGCATCCGGGGTCCCCGTCGTGGCCCCCCGGCAGGGAGGACCGGTCGACGTGGTCGACGACGGCGTCGCGGGGCTGCTCTACCGGCCCGGCGACGGGGGCGAGATGGCGGCCCACGTGGACGCGCTCGCGCGCGATCGGCAGCGGCGTGCGGCGATGGCCGACGCCGCGGTCGCCAGCGTGCAGGACCGCTCCTGGGGGGCGCTGAACGACCTGCTCGTCGCCCACTACCGCGAGGTCATCGCCCGCGAGTCGGCGCTGCTCGCCGCCTGAGACCGCCGCCCGCGATCACTCGAACAGCGCCGCGGCCTCCTCGACGGTGTCGACGAGGTGGACGTGGTCGGCCATCGCCCGCCCGCGTGCCAGTGACTCCAGCAGTGGCCACGCGGGCAGCTCCTCGGTCCAGTGGGCCCGACCTACGAGCACCATGGGAGCGACCGCGTCCTCGGAGGCGTAGTAGTTCTCGCAGGCGTCCTGGAACACCTCCTGCACGGTGCCCGCTGCCCCGGGCAGGAAGACGATGCCGGCGTTGCAGACCTGCAGCAGGATCGACTCGCGCAGCGCGTTGCGGAAGTACTTCGCCACCGACGTGGCGAACAGGTTCGGCGGCTCGTGGCCGTAGTGCCAGGTGGGCACCCCGAGGGTCTCGGCGGTGGCGTCGAGGCCGTCCCGGACCGCTGCGGCGCTCGCCACCCAGGCGTCGACGTCGGGGTGGAAGGACGGCACCCGCGCCAGCGTGGCGAGCGCGTCCGCGAGCGCACCCTCGGGTGCCGTGCCCAGCCGTGCACCGAGGTTCGCCGCCTCCATCGCGCCGGGTCCGCCGCCGGTGGCCACGGTGTGGGTCCGGCCGAGCAACCTGCCCAGCCGCGCGGCGTCGGCGTACGCCGCCCGGTCCCGCGCCCAGGCGTGCCCGCCCATGACGCCCACGACGTCACGCCCGTCGGTCCACCGCCGCAACGCGGTGTCGATGCCCTGGTCGTGCAGCACCCGGGCGAGCACGGCGTCGCGCTCGTGCGCGGTCTGGAGCCACGCGTAGGCGCGGCCGTCGAGGCTGTCGCGCCACGCCGGGGCGTCGTAGAGCTCGGCGACGCCGTAGAGCTCGCTGCGGTGGGGGTCGATCGGCGCCTGGTGCACCGCGGGCAGCACGAGGGCCCCGCGGACCCTGTGGAGGTGGTCGTCGCCCGGGGCGAAGGTGCAGCCGGCGAAGGTCGTGCGTGTGGTGTCGCAGTTGGCCAGTTCGCGCGAACGCTCTCGCAGGTCCACGCCGGTCAGCCGCCACCCCGTCAGGTGGCGCGCGCCGGCGGCGAGGCGCCGGTCCAGTTCGGCGAGTGACTCCACGACGACGACCTGCCCACGGGTGTGCTGCACGGCACCGAGCCTAGGCGTCGGTGTCGGGGCCCGCGTGCCTCCCACGCGAACTGGGGCGAGGCTGGTACCAATGTGGGGAGTCATGCCCACGCGGTCGGCCACGATCCGGTGCGCGCCGTCGGTCAGGATGGAGATACCCATGGACGTCAAGAAGATCGCCGTGATCGCGATCGTCGTGTTCCTGGGCTACTGGATGTTCAACGACCCGTCCGGGCTCGCCGACATCGCGAAGACCACCGGCGACCAGGGGTGGGACCTCACCACCCAGCTCTTCGCCGGGATCATCGACTTCGTCACCTCCTTCTGAGCGGCTCACCGTGGGCTTCTGGCGATGGGTCGGTGACCCGGGCATCGGTCGCCACCTGCTGCGCGAGGAGGGCGAGGTGGTGGTGGACGAGGTCTGCCACCACTGGATCGTCTACGTCCGGCCTGCCCTGGAGGCCTGCCTCGCGGTGGGGCTGCTGGTCGCCAGTGCGGTCGTCTCGGTCACCATCGCGTGGCTGCTGCTCCTCGCCGCGTTCTTGTTGGCCGTGCACGCGCTCTGGTGCGCGGTCCGTGAGCGCCGCGACCGGTTCGTGATCACCAACATGCGGGTCTTCCGCGTCCACGGCGTGCTCAACCAGCACCACGCCACCATGCCGCTCGCGCGCATCCTCGACATCTCGGTGCAGAAGCCGCTGCTGGGCCGGGTCTTCGGGTTCGGCCACTTCTGCTTCGAGTCGGCCGCCCAGGAGCAGGGCCTGCGCGACATCCGCTACGTCGGCCGCGCCGACGAGCGGGACCTGTCGATCCAGCGCGTGGTCCAGCGTTCCGGCCTGCGTGGCCCGAGGATCCCGAACTGATGCTCCCCTTCGACCCGATCGACGAGGCCGCCCGGCAGTGGGGCGAACGCTGGGAGGCGGTGCCGGCGATGCACGCCGTCACCTCACTGATGCGGGTGCACCAACTGGTCCTGGGACGGTTGGACGCGATCCTGCGGCCGCACGGGCTCACCTTTGCCCGCTACGAGGCGCTCGTCCTGCTGACCTTCTCCTCCCGGGGCTCCTTGCCGCTGGGCAAGATGGGGGAGCGGCTGCAGGTGCACCCCACCTCGGTCACCTCGATCGTGCGCCGCCTGGAGGAGACGGGACTGGTCCGCCGGGTGCCCCACCCCGAGGACGGCCGGGCCGTGCTCGCCGAGATCACCCCCGAGGGCCGTGAGCTCGTCGAGGTCGCCACCGCCGACCTCGTCGGCGCGGACTTCGCGATCGGCCACCTGGACGAGGCCCAGCTGCGCGAGCTCTCGGCACTGCTGCAGCCGGTGCGCGCGGGCGCCGGCGACTTCGACGACTGACGTCCCCGGCGCCGGTGGCCCCGGGCCGACGGGCCCCGCCGGTCGGCGTGAGCCGTCCCGCCTACGATGGCGCCATGACGCAGCAGCCGTTCTCCCGTCCCGGTGCGATCGACCTCTCCGGACTGGCGCAGCAGCCACCGGCCGCCGGTGGCGGCGCTCCCGCGCCCGGTGGCGCGGGCGGTGGTGCCCCCGCTGGTTCCTACGCGGTCACGGTCACCGAGGAGAGCTTCCAGACCGTCCTGCAGGCCTCGACGACGGCGCCGGTGGTGCTCGTCTTCCACTCTGCCGCGCAGGCGCCGGAGAGCCAGACCATGGCCGACGACGTGGCGGCGGTCGTCGAGGGGTACGACGGCCGGTTCCTGGCCGGTCTCGTCGACGTGGACGCCTCGCCCCAGATCGCGCAGGCGATCGCCCAGGCCTCGCAGATGCAGCAGCTGCCCGTGCCGTTGATGATGGTCTTCCTCGACGGCCGCCCGGCCACGCAGCCGATCCCCGGTGCGCTGAGCCGCGAGGAGCTCACCACGGTCTTCGACCAGCTCGCGCAGCAGCTGACCGCCCAGGGCATCTCCGGGCGCCACCAGCCCCAGGGGGCTGCTCCTGCCGACGGCGAGGACGAGCCCGAGCTGGACCCCCGCTACGCCCCGGCCCAGGACGCGCTCGCCGCGGGTGACATCGACGCCGCGGTCGCGGAGTACCAGAAGCTCGTCGACGGCAACCCTGCTGACGGGGAGGCGGCCGCCGGCCTCGCGATGGCCAAGGTCCTGCAGCGCACCCAGGGCGTCGACCTCACCCGGGCGCGGGAGGCGGCGGCGTCGGCACCCGACGACATCGACGCCCAGGTCATGGTCGCCGACCTCGACATGGTCGGCGGCCACGTCGAGGACGCGTTCGTGCGGCTGATCGACCTGGTCAAGCGCACCACCGACGACGACCGCAACCGCGTGCGCGAGCACCTGCTGGGCCTCTTCGCCGCGGTGGGCAACGAGGACGAGCGGGTCATCAAGGGACGCCAGTCCCTCGCGTCCGCGCTGTTCTGAGGACACCGATGGGTGCCGGCGACGGAGTCGCCTGCTTCCTCCGCGGCGTCGCGGAGTGGCGGGCCCACCCGCGCCGCATGCTCGGCGGGATCCTCCCGGCGCTGCTGGTGCTGCTCGTGCTGGCCGCGGCGTTCGTGGTCCTGCTGGTGCGCATCGACGACCTCGTCGGGTGGGCGACGCCCTTCGCCGACGGCTGGGTCGACACCGCACGGCAGGCGCTGCGCGTGGCCCTCGGCCTGGTGGTCGTGCTCGGCGCCGGGGTCCTCGCCGTGGTGAGCTTCACCGCGATCACCCTCACCGTCGGCGACCCGGTCTACGAACGGATCTGGCGTGCCACCGAGACCGACCTGGGCGGTCCGGTGCCCGACGCGGGGCCGGGGTGGTGGCGCTCGGTCGCCGACGGGCTCGTGCTGGTGCTCCTCGGCCTGGCCACCACGGTGGTCGTCTTCGTGGTCGGCCTGGTGCCGTTGGTGGGCACCGTGGCCGGGCCGGTCATCGGCGTACTCCTCGCCGGCCGGCTCGTTGCCCGCGAGCTGCTCTCGCGCCCCTTGGGCGCCCGCGGCCTGGACCGCCGGGAGCAGGGGGCCCTGCTGGCCGACCACCGGGGCGCCACGCTGGGCTTCGGGGCGGCCGTGCAGCTGTGCTTCCTGGTGCCCTTC comes from Nocardioides panacisoli and encodes:
- the rlmN gene encoding 23S rRNA (adenine(2503)-C(2))-methyltransferase RlmN; the protein is MTDRSPLPLVFDEPRGRKKPPRHLADLTPAERKERAAELGVPGFRANQLSAHYFARLVDDPEQMTDLPAGQRADLVRALLPELMTPLRTLEADKGATVKTLWKLFDGAMVESVLMRYPGRVTMCVSSQAGCGMACPFCATGQGGLQRNMSAGEIVEQVVAGARALARGDVAGGEGRVSNVVFMGMGEPLANYKAVMGAVRRLTDPTPDGLGMSARGITVSTVGLVPRINQLTEEGIPVTLALSLHAPDDELRDELVPINTRYSVHESVEAAWHYAERTKRRVSIEYAMMRDINDQAWRADLLADVLTSYGDWGWVHVNLIPLNPTPGSKWTASDPEDEREFVRRLEAKGVPTTVRDTRGQDIDGACGQLAASPDGG
- a CDS encoding glycosyltransferase family 4 protein — its product is MDALRVQVVAESFLPQVNGVTNSVRRVLEHLADQGHRAELIAPTGPDIYAGHRVRHARGAALPFYRDFRIGLESRRRLRSAMARFRPDVVHLASPALLGHQAARAARELQIPTVAIYQTDLIGFAERYDVPGGVRAAARMTRRIHTHVDRTLAPSTASLEQLRGLGVPGLARWGRGVDLASFHPRHRDEQLRRRLAPQGQLLVGYVGRLAAEKELDLLSHLHDDPRYALVLVGGGPEEQRLRSLLPRAHFLGVQHGADLSSAYASLDLFVHTGRHETYCQSAQEALASGVPVVAPRQGGPVDVVDDGVAGLLYRPGDGGEMAAHVDALARDRQRRAAMADAAVASVQDRSWGALNDLLVAHYREVIARESALLAA
- a CDS encoding LOG family protein produces the protein MQHTRGQVVVVESLAELDRRLAAGARHLTGWRLTGVDLRERSRELANCDTTRTTFAGCTFAPGDDHLHRVRGALVLPAVHQAPIDPHRSELYGVAELYDAPAWRDSLDGRAYAWLQTAHERDAVLARVLHDQGIDTALRRWTDGRDVVGVMGGHAWARDRAAYADAARLGRLLGRTHTVATGGGPGAMEAANLGARLGTAPEGALADALATLARVPSFHPDVDAWVASAAAVRDGLDATAETLGVPTWHYGHEPPNLFATSVAKYFRNALRESILLQVCNAGIVFLPGAAGTVQEVFQDACENYYASEDAVAPMVLVGRAHWTEELPAWPLLESLARGRAMADHVHLVDTVEEAAALFE
- a CDS encoding PH domain-containing protein encodes the protein MGFWRWVGDPGIGRHLLREEGEVVVDEVCHHWIVYVRPALEACLAVGLLVASAVVSVTIAWLLLLAAFLLAVHALWCAVRERRDRFVITNMRVFRVHGVLNQHHATMPLARILDISVQKPLLGRVFGFGHFCFESAAQEQGLRDIRYVGRADERDLSIQRVVQRSGLRGPRIPN
- a CDS encoding MarR family winged helix-turn-helix transcriptional regulator; amino-acid sequence: MLPFDPIDEAARQWGERWEAVPAMHAVTSLMRVHQLVLGRLDAILRPHGLTFARYEALVLLTFSSRGSLPLGKMGERLQVHPTSVTSIVRRLEETGLVRRVPHPEDGRAVLAEITPEGRELVEVATADLVGADFAIGHLDEAQLRELSALLQPVRAGAGDFDD
- a CDS encoding tetratricopeptide repeat protein, with protein sequence MTQQPFSRPGAIDLSGLAQQPPAAGGGAPAPGGAGGGAPAGSYAVTVTEESFQTVLQASTTAPVVLVFHSAAQAPESQTMADDVAAVVEGYDGRFLAGLVDVDASPQIAQAIAQASQMQQLPVPLMMVFLDGRPATQPIPGALSREELTTVFDQLAQQLTAQGISGRHQPQGAAPADGEDEPELDPRYAPAQDALAAGDIDAAVAEYQKLVDGNPADGEAAAGLAMAKVLQRTQGVDLTRAREAAASAPDDIDAQVMVADLDMVGGHVEDAFVRLIDLVKRTTDDDRNRVREHLLGLFAAVGNEDERVIKGRQSLASALF
- a CDS encoding EI24 domain-containing protein, producing MGAGDGVACFLRGVAEWRAHPRRMLGGILPALLVLLVLAAAFVVLLVRIDDLVGWATPFADGWVDTARQALRVALGLVVVLGAGVLAVVSFTAITLTVGDPVYERIWRATETDLGGPVPDAGPGWWRSVADGLVLVLLGLATTVVVFVVGLVPLVGTVAGPVIGVLLAGRLVARELLSRPLGARGLDRREQGALLADHRGATLGFGAAVQLCFLVPFGAVLMMPAAVAGATMLAREVLDRSAAGAVQRPDSV